DNA from Coffea arabica cultivar ET-39 chromosome 10c, Coffea Arabica ET-39 HiFi, whole genome shotgun sequence:
AGAATTAATCACTCCAAAACTATGTACATTACCTGGAATCATCAATTTACATGCTGTGCCAGCCCGGGTACACTAAAACAATGTATCAGCATGTATCAACACGTTTAATGATAAGCGAAGACATGTGGTGACTTGCAAAACTCTGATAAATTCTTCCTCAAACCTCTTACAAACACAGTCCTTATCTAAGATATATCATGCAGGAAAGGATCATCGAAAAGTAGCTCGGACCAATAGGAGGAAGATCCTTCGACGTTGCTGGAGGTGCTGCTAGCATCCCCTATATTGCTTATCGAGGTTTCAGTCAGAGGTGGAAGTGTAGAAGAAGAATCAGGAGAAGGAAGAATCCAGGAAGAGTTAGGTGTATTGTCTCCTTGGCTGACCCTTGTGAAATTTGGAATGCGTACAACTTCATCATTATTCAAATGTGTTTGGAAATGGAAAGGGACTTGTGGGTCTGGAATATTAGGAGCATTTGAGGTGATGGGCTGGTGGAGCAGTTGAGAATTAGCAATATTTTCAATCGAAACTGATGGTGGTTGATTTTCAAAGTCGGACAAATTCAGACTTGGAATTTCTCTAATCTGAGGAATCGAACTGATCGAATTAACTGTTCCCAAGTCGCCGGGGTTGAAATGGCTGTTTGAACTAGTTGTCATTGAAGGGGAAGTTTGGAGGAGACATTGCAAATATTGAATCTTAGCCAATTGAACCGCTTCTGCTTGTAACCTCGCAGCATGTTCTTCCAACTGATGATGCTCAAGTATATTTGCTAAGGCTATGAGATTAGGCAAACTTGAAAACAGGTCAGTTCTTGGTTGATGAGTCATCGGATCATATCCCATTTGGATCAGTTTCTTCTTCAAATGAGTGTTCCaaaaattcttgatttcattATCTGTGCGACCTGCCAGGTGCGTTGCAATTGCTGACCACCTTTCAATGGAAATTTTTACGATCGTTAAGATCATcaaaagaaggagaaaagaataaaaaggaCTAGAAAATGTTCTGAAATAAAATTGACGTACAAATTTAGGCTAATGATAATTAGCTTACTACGGAATAAATGACATAGATAACGAGGGTGAAGAGATAATTACTTGTTTCCTAGGATGGAATGGAGATGAAGAATTGTCTGTTCTTCCTCTTGTGAAAATTTTCCTCTCTTGATATCAGGCCTCAAGTAATTAGTCCACCTCAGCCTACAACTTTTGCCACATCTGTTTAGACCTGCAAAGAGGATGAATAATTCAGAAGAATACCAGCTTGATCATGGCATGCATGGGGATGATTAATCAAACTAGTGGTTGTGAGTTTTGATCATAACCTATACCTGCAAGCTTGGGAAGGGCTCTCCAACTGCCATGGCCATGTTTTTGGATGTAATCGATGAGTTTCTCATCTTCTTCAGGAGTCCAGGGACCTTTCTTGAGGCCATTTTCATCACAGCAGGGAGACCTTCCCATTGTTGCAatatttcctctcttttttttctttttctttttttttgtgggttaTGGGAAAGCTTGCTTCTTTGCTCAACCGAAGGTGGGCAAGATTAGTATTTATACAAGTTTCAGTCTTcaatttactattatttttctcaattcgaGAAAGGGACAAAACTAGCAGATGTGACACTTCCTCTAATTGGGCGACATAAGCAATGTCGTAACAATA
Protein-coding regions in this window:
- the LOC113713843 gene encoding transcription factor MYB93-like; translated protein: MGRSPCCDENGLKKGPWTPEEDEKLIDYIQKHGHGSWRALPKLAGLNRCGKSCRLRWTNYLRPDIKRGKFSQEEEQTILHLHSILGNKWSAIATHLAGRTDNEIKNFWNTHLKKKLIQMGYDPMTHQPRTDLFSSLPNLIALANILEHHQLEEHAARLQAEAVQLAKIQYLQCLLQTSPSMTTSSNSHFNPGDLGTVNSISSIPQIREIPSLNLSDFENQPPSVSIENIANSQLLHQPITSNAPNIPDPQVPFHFQTHLNNDEVVRIPNFTRVSQGDNTPNSSWILPSPDSSSTLPPLTETSISNIGDASSTSSNVEGSSSYWSELLFDDPFLHDIS